AGCCACTAAGGAATGTAATGGTTTTGGTGCAATGTGTCTGTTCCTGCAGTCTCTTGTTTATAAATACTGCCATTTTAgtaaaagccagtgtttacatttagCTTGTAGGGACACCAGaccaccactagaggtgtttcctccTTACAGGCCTGCAATGTTTGCAGGACTGATGTTTGGCTACCTTGAAGCTAAGCATATTGCGTCTCTCTGACAGGCTCTCCAGTCCTTCTTTGTGGAGGAGTTTTagtttggctgagattatcattaCTGATGATCTCAATGAGGGATCAATAGGCTGCACAAGACTCGCACCGTGAGGTATGATAGGTGAGTTTATCttctttatgttttcttttaaaaaggggCCTAAATCTAGTttggctaaaaaaaacaaaacacctctAATATTggaaatacatgcttgtgttttcTAACGTTAAAGTTTCTCTTTCATTAAATGACACTTGTTTTGACACTTAATTCTATTCTATTCCTATATATTTTAGCAAAGCTTCCTTGGCATAAAACCATCGGAAAATACCTACATCTGCAAGTTTATTTAGTAGAGTGTAAATTGTTataaaatcaaagtgaatttcaaatttaagaccatatAGCTAAATGTATGAAATATAGCTGATGAATTTGtttccaaaaaaaataattttggttcATATCTAGATTCTctttaaatacactttgaatttccagcatttcacattttagtaaataaccccaaagtatttgatttttttaatttaatatctTTAAAAAACAGCAATACATTGGCAGAATTATATGCATGCATACTGTTTGATATGTTAGCTGAACTCATATAATGTTTATCTCTGtcattataaaatacattttaaagcttAACTATTAGAGTCAAACATTTAGAACCTAATTAATTTTATTCTGCAGTATCAAAACATGTGTGTGATAATAGTTGGTAGAACATAACTATTGTATGACAGATTTAATGTATGCAAAAAAGTTAGAAAacttcatttatatatacattcagTTTACAATTTTAGATTTGGGGAGTGATTttaatgtttgtaaaaaaaaaatctgaaaagtgctgatttctatagcTGTCCTTCTGTGTCGAATTAAGGCACATTCACTGTTTATTTTGTTTCTGTATACTGCGAATTAACTGTAAAAGAGAGTTAATATTTCTATTGTAAAATATTGTccctatttttatgttttattttaacttGGGTGTTTTctctaataaatgtaattaaacaaactttttattatttctattctgAAATAGCAATTATGTTCCCTTAATGTTATGTAATGCTATACCATAGTATGACTTATTTCCAAATATAGTAAGCAGTTAAATATAcgttgaatacatttttttcacaaatgcatcaatagatataataaatttaGTACTTGTTTACATTTTCCCTTAGATTCCAAACTTTGTCATACCCTTCACTGAATGCTCTGGCCTTTTCCAGGTCTTGAATTACATTCAAAAGGATCTTAATCTTCTCTTGATTTGACTGTAAGGATTCCTCTATGGATTTCAGTTTACCTTGTAAGGAACACAATTCACCTTGTGTGGTATGCCCCGGGTTTCCCTCTTTAGTTTCATCATAGGTATTATAATGTGTTTCAATCTTTGGGAAGAAATTGCTTTGTTCTACACCTCGACTGCACTGTGCTGTATTTGGTTGTGTTGGGTtcttttctgtccttgttttagtTGTTGCATCTTGTAATTTATCTTTCTTTTCAAATGTTCTTGATATTTGACTACTCCTAGTGGTGGGAGTCCCTTCTGAAACTTTGTGGGATTGGTGTTCTGAGTGAAAACAATATGATAGATTGCTGCTTAATGAAGGCGTTACATTTATAATCTTTTTAGAATCAATATTTTCTTTAAACTTCTCGACTATATTTTTATTCAGCCTATCGATATGCTCTTCTGTTTTTTGTTCCCTATGTTTTGTGAAGCATACATGTGAAATTGATGACTGTGTACATTGTGAATTATATCTGTCAGGACATCCTGAAGAATCCTGAAGTGTTTGTTCAGTTTCCAGATTCACGTTAGACTCTTCATATTCCTCTGAAATACTTTCCATTGAATTTTCAGGTACCTGTGTTGAAACTGTCACCCTTTGAAAAGTCTCATCAAATTCCATTCCTGAGCATTCATTTATGGGTCCATTGCTTTGTGCTTTAGATATTACCTGTTTGAAAGAACAGTATTTCCTGGCTCCTATAAACCCTTCCAATGTATCACCTGTTCTTAGGTGAGATAGCTTAATAGCCATGTCTTCATCTGAAAGGTCCCCATTGAACTGTACACAGCTTGAGCCTCTTGGTGATTTATTTAAATGCTTTGTTGCAGTGGggtttttttcctttaaaattgGGAGATTTTTCCTGAGTCTAGGAGATGTCTGAACAGCAACAGTTTGAAGTCCCTTTTGTGATTTTGAGTAAGGAAAGGAACACATTGATCTGCTGTGACATTTTTCTGACTTTCCATTTATTAGTTGAGTGTTTTCACCAGACTTTAAATCCAATTCTGCAAAGCCAGGGGGATTTGTGTTTGTTGTATCCTCCTTAAATCGTACTTGCTGAGATTTGTTTCTACGATGATTAGAATGATTTAGGAGTTCTGAAGAATCTTGATTTTTTCGTTTCAGCAGTGCAGGTCTCACTTTCATTGTTTGCTGTTCCATTGAGTCACAGGATATGTTTCGTAGACAACTAGTTTCGTTGCGACCCATTTCACTAGGTCATATCAAGAGTGTATGAAAAGAAAACCACAAGTTCTCAATATGTCTGTATGCACGATCCATTCATGTTTGTTTTCTTCGGTATTTCCAGACAAAGCCTTGAAGTGTTTTTGCTTTTCTCATAAAATCTATGCTTCACCAAAGGGTTTCATTAATATGTatagtacatttatattaaaaaaaaaaatagtgatgcTTTGGTATTCTTCTAATTTGTGAGATAAAACTATTTACTAAAATGTTGTATCTTAGAAAAACATACTATATTTTGCCCCACTTCAAAATGCATAGTATTTTCATGTGACTTttgattttaattattaaaagggGACTTTTTGTTTTCCGTAATTATTACTATTAAGTCTTGAAATGTAAACTACTTAAATATATTTTCCTTGATTGTGGCATAACTAAAAACTGCATTGCAATAAGCATGACATTTTTATCACAATGATTGGAATGTCAAATGTAACATTATTCCCTTGAATGATGAAATAACACATTGAAGATACTCCTCTCTGTCACTTTATGATTTAAGGAAGAACAGTCTTCTGCTTCCAGTAGTAAACTTTTTCAGTACTCATATAAGCATTTTCTGaaacaaaaagaaatataatacaattttaagAGCAACTCCATACAAATAATGattcaaatatatacacataatattaagTAGTCATAACTGCATTCCAGGTTATTAGGACATAATGATAAATTATGGGTGAACTAACTGTAACCCATCACCAATTAATTTTtttgaaaggatgtggaaagtgatgtATGTAGTAGTCTCAATTTTGATTGAAGCAGTCAGACCAAGTTGGGAAGGTGaattcaacagattccaggtgggtcATCTGAGATCTCTGGCCAGAAGTGTTCAGTTCCAGTAATGTAAGATACTGTACAGAACCCCTAGACTAGAATGAAGAATACACAAACATTTCAGCCAAATGGGTGAtaaagtatttaatttttttaagtcaATGTCTCTTTTTAGGACATCTCTTCTTTAGCCCTATTTTGGCTGAAGCACCATATATCTGCACCATATATCTGCTAAGACCATGCACAACTTCAAGGTGTAAAACCTACCAAGCATGCATAATTAATGTCCGACACTTGCACATGAGGTCCGGATTTTTGAATGCACACTGCTTGCTCTTGATTATCAGCACCTATTTTTTTTGGGGGTCACATAAACAGTGCTTTCAgtcaaagagaaataaaaaatgactGCACCTATGGATCACAAGTACTCAAGTACAATAACATAAAATAGTTATTCATTTAAATGCATGCATTACAAAAGGTTAGAGTGAAATGAGGTCGGCACACAGAAAACTGCGTATGCCCGCCACACAAGGTACCCATGACAAGCTGGAGAGTGGCAACGGAGCCCACCTGACCCCCTTGCCTGACAGCGGAGCCGGAGTCTCACTGAGCCAGGACTGTGGTATCGGCTGAAGTCTAGCCCATAAACTCTGAGCTCACCTGACACACAGGGTTGTCTTGTACTGTCTCACACTAGCTCATCTCCTCACTGACATTCTTAAAGCTTCTAATCTATTAATGCTCCTAATACGTATCTTTAACGTGACTTTGCATAGCATCCGATAATATATAACGTACACCGCTCAGTTTTTGTTTCACAAGTTCTAAATGTGATATGGGCAAATCAGTAGGCTACCGGTGTTGTTCCCTTCTCTTACCTTATCTTGACTCCATACCCAGTGGGATCTGTATCAACACCAGAATAAGTCTTTCATAGGCTCAGCATGTTAACTCTTACATACCTTTAGCTTAATCAATCGTCAATTTGCATGTCTTTACCATTATACTGTTCATACATTGCCTCACTACGTATAAGCTTGTTTTCCCttaaaaaaattgtgcactgtttcaatgccataactgtataataactgTGATATATTTCGGCTtccaaacgctgttgtggcgaggtaAGCTGTTTGTCAtctttcatgcacgcaaaaataaagaattcaaaaggTTAGAGTGTATTCAATCTACTATttgaaataacaataaaaatatgaaaagttTTGCTAAAATTGATAagcattatattaaccccttaaggacacatgacatgtgtgacatgtcatgattcccttttattccaaaagtttggtccttaaggggttaaatgcagtgCTTTCACAAAATATATCTTctaacttaaagaaacactatagggtcagaaacacaaacatgtattcctgaccctattgtgttaaaaacacaatctagcctccccttccccccttgtTCTAAAAAACAGTAGGTGTAGAGGTAACCGaccggttacctctgctaattccctGCCTTCAGCCACTCAGGAACCACTCAGAGTGTAAAGGGACCCATTTCACCCCAGTAACAGAacaacacacagtcctggaggtacaacacaattttattggccacacacggcttttatgcataccCTGTGCAAGGGTtggatcacacacacatacaaagacacatcccacaatcctccccctccccaaggtCCCAGCGTGGGAAGGGACTCCGTTCCCTTTGTCCCAAAAGGCCACCACTGAATCCCTGGGGTTTTTCAACACCAACCgccaggggtcttcttcccaagaGCCTCTGTGCATGGGAGTCTAGGAGTCAGACACAGAAAAGCCCACCTGCAGGAAAATAGATGGTCCCTTTGTCCCTTGGGCTCATGAGAGCCCGCCAAAACTTGCcagtgccccagaagtgcccacacTAATCTCACATCGGTCCCTCGACTGACCGGTCTCTGTTCGCGAGGTCCTGGCGTGGAAAGTGTCTACTTTCAGGGTACAAATGCTTCCCCAGATGGCGTTCGCCTGTACGAAGCACTcgttaattgtttcccttgtggtttgtggttttgacacgTATGTTGCAAGGTGATtgggaggtgtgaacattctatacCAACATtctaaattaggtattgttgtggtccccgttcgggaggtgaATAAATCCCCTTCGTGGGAGCTCTCCcgacacagttctgcgtgctggatcaacttgtaatcctgacaattaGGCCACAGGTCTTCCGTGTGCTCCTACCTGAAGCTTCCACGCAagatttgaagtttattgtgaagagcctggccaacCTGCCACAAgtggtgtcagaagtgggatggccaggctcttcacaataaacttcaaatgcaacagtcaggataaaatagtactgcagtttattgtcactctcaatatatacaaggttgtgctctcccacaaaaataaaacaaaaataaaataaatcctactccaacttggagacttactaaacaacagtactactaactattcaactggccagctaatctggttcccagttGTAAACAACATGAAATACAGCattttaacccttaaggaccaaacttctggaataaaagggaatcatgacatgtctcacatgtcatgtgtccttaagggcttaagcaagtttcacacagtacctttttctcagagtctcagagtctcaggcttaacggcctcctctctcccagcggTTAGATTCCCtcatgtcttcagaggctaaccttttaaaaccctagagCTGGTTAATTaaattcacctggttgataacattcaaggggtgacccccaccaattaaccccatcatgctgggaatagagagcgctccaatATATTACTAACATAAAAAGCCTCTCTGACCCTgccacaatctctctctctctctctctctctctctctctctctccctcactccctctctctctctctctctatatatatatatatatatatatatataatctaagtacttttatatgcacgtACATC
This Pelobates fuscus isolate aPelFus1 chromosome 3, aPelFus1.pri, whole genome shotgun sequence DNA region includes the following protein-coding sequences:
- the INSYN2B gene encoding protein INSYN2B isoform X1, encoding MGRNETSCLRNISCDSMEQQTMKVRPALLKRKNQDSSELLNHSNHRRNKSQQVRFKEDTTNTNPPGFAELDLKSGENTQLINGKSEKCHSRSMCSFPYSKSQKGLQTVAVQTSPRLRKNLPILKEKNPTATKHLNKSPRGSSCVQFNGDLSDEDMAIKLSHLRTGDTLEGFIGARKYCSFKQVISKAQSNGPINECSGMEFDETFQRVTVSTQVPENSMESISEEYEESNVNLETEQTLQDSSGCPDRYNSQCTQSSISHVCFTKHREQKTEEHIDRLNKNIVEKFKENIDSKKIINVTPSLSSNLSYCFHSEHQSHKVSEGTPTTRSSQISRTFEKKDKLQDATTKTRTEKNPTQPNTAQCSRGVEQSNFFPKIETHYNTYDETKEGNPGHTTQGELCSLQGKLKSIEESLQSNQEKIKILLNVIQDLEKARAFSEGRNFYRTGQDLNNCSTCQSTACIIYSVEYDFRQQEGRFHQVLKMLDQAEPCPIPAPVQKPEEDNVIPEKQDVRKKTKKVKKKCFWWI
- the INSYN2B gene encoding protein INSYN2B isoform X2, with the protein product MGRNETSCLRNISCDSMEQQTMKVRPALLKRKNQDSSELLNHSNHRRNKSQQVRFKEDTTNTNPPGFAELDLKSGENTQLINGKSEKCHSRSMCSFPYSKSQKGLQTVAVQTSPRLRKNLPILKEKNPTATKHLNKSPRGSSCVQFNGDLSDEDMAIKLSHLRTGDTLEGFIGARKYCSFKQVISKAQSNGPINECSGMEFDETFQRVTVSTQVPENSMESISEEYEESNVNLETEQTLQDSSGCPDRYNSQCTQSSISHVCFTKHREQKTEEHIDRLNKNIVEKFKENIDSKKIINVTPSLSSNLSYCFHSEHQSHKVSEGTPTTRSSQISRTFEKKDKLQDATTKTRTEKNPTQPNTAQCSRGVEQSNFFPKIETHYNTYDETKEGNPGHTTQGELCSLQGKLKSIEESLQSNQEKIKILLNVIQDLEKARAFSEGRNFYRTGQDLNNCSTCQSTACIIYRI